One window from the genome of Paracoccus zhejiangensis encodes:
- a CDS encoding cytochrome c oxidase subunit 3, producing the protein MAHAKNHDYHILKPSIWPFIGAVSAFIMLFGGVMWMQDHGPWMFLIGLVGVLYVMFSWWTEVVHEGQEGDHTPVVRIGLQYGFILFIMSEVMFFVAWFWAFFKNALYPMGPMSPIKDGVWPPEGIVTFDPWHLPLINTLILLLSGVAVTWAHHAFVHDNDRKTTINGLIVAVILGLCFTALQAYEYSHAAFGLSGNVYGAVFYMATGFHGFHVVIGTIFLIVCLVRFMRGQMTQDNHVGFEAAAWYWHFVDVVWLFLFFAVYIWGR; encoded by the coding sequence ATGGCGCACGCTAAGAACCACGACTATCACATCCTGAAGCCGTCGATCTGGCCGTTCATCGGTGCAGTCTCGGCCTTCATCATGCTGTTCGGCGGCGTCATGTGGATGCAGGACCACGGGCCCTGGATGTTCCTGATCGGCCTCGTCGGCGTGCTTTACGTCATGTTCAGCTGGTGGACCGAGGTGGTCCATGAGGGGCAGGAAGGTGACCACACCCCGGTCGTCCGCATCGGCCTGCAATACGGCTTCATCCTGTTCATCATGTCCGAGGTGATGTTCTTCGTCGCCTGGTTCTGGGCCTTCTTCAAGAACGCGCTTTACCCGATGGGGCCGATGAGCCCGATCAAGGACGGCGTCTGGCCGCCGGAAGGCATCGTCACCTTCGACCCCTGGCACCTGCCGCTGATCAACACGCTGATCCTGCTCTTGTCGGGCGTCGCGGTGACCTGGGCGCACCATGCCTTCGTCCACGACAATGACCGCAAGACCACCATCAACGGGCTGATCGTCGCGGTCATCCTTGGCCTCTGCTTCACCGCGCTGCAGGCCTATGAATACAGCCACGCCGCCTTTGGCCTGTCGGGCAACGTCTACGGCGCGGTCTTCTACATGGCGACCGGCTTCCACGGCTTCCACGTGGTCATCGGGACCATCTTCCTGATCGTCTGCCTCGTGCGTTTCATGCGTGGCCAGATGACCCAGGACAACCATGTCGGCTTCGAGGCCGCCGCCTGGTACTGGCACTTCGTCGACGTGGTCTGGCTGTTCCTGTTCTTTGCGGTCTATATCTGGGGCCGCTGA
- the thrC gene encoding threonine synthase: protein MRYVSTRGEAPVLNFEQAMLTGLARDGGLYLPETIPALSDIGALEGLSYEDAAFRVLKPFTGDSFSDDELKGAIARAYGSFGHVARAPLVQLAPGHHLLELFHGPTLAFKDFAMQLIGQLFQIALARSGQRITIVGATSGDTGSAAIEAFRGLPNVDVFILYPHGRVSEVQRRQMTTPAEANVHALAIDGHFDDAQARLKDLFNDHGFRDQVGLAGVNSINWGRVLAQIVYYVTSAVSLGAPHREVDFTVPTGNFGDIFAGSIARAMGVPIRRLVVATNQNDILHRALTTGEYRMGEVHPSISPSMDIQISSNFERALYLAYGGDAGAIRQLMDELKTGGFTISQGALQSLREQYASGRVSEAETTETIQTIRAETGEIICPHTAVGVKVAREHLEPGVPMITLATAHPAKFPDAVEAAVGVRPALPLHMAQLFDLPERVTRVENDNEALKSLILERRTA, encoded by the coding sequence ATGCGTTACGTCTCGACGCGGGGAGAGGCCCCGGTTCTGAACTTCGAACAGGCGATGCTGACCGGCCTTGCCCGTGACGGCGGGCTGTATCTGCCCGAGACGATCCCGGCGCTTTCCGATATCGGCGCGCTGGAGGGCCTTAGCTACGAGGACGCCGCCTTCCGGGTGCTGAAACCCTTCACCGGCGACAGTTTTTCGGATGACGAGCTGAAGGGTGCCATCGCCCGCGCCTATGGAAGTTTCGGCCATGTCGCCCGCGCCCCGCTGGTGCAGCTGGCGCCGGGGCATCACCTGCTGGAGCTGTTCCACGGCCCGACGCTGGCCTTCAAGGATTTCGCGATGCAGCTGATCGGTCAGCTGTTCCAGATCGCGCTGGCGCGGTCGGGCCAGCGGATCACCATCGTCGGCGCGACCTCGGGCGATACCGGCAGCGCGGCGATCGAGGCCTTCCGCGGCCTCCCGAATGTCGATGTCTTCATCCTCTATCCGCATGGCCGCGTCTCGGAGGTGCAGCGCCGTCAGATGACAACGCCGGCCGAGGCCAATGTCCACGCACTGGCGATCGACGGGCATTTCGACGATGCGCAGGCGCGGCTGAAGGATCTGTTCAACGATCACGGCTTCCGCGATCAGGTGGGGCTGGCGGGCGTCAACTCGATCAACTGGGGCCGGGTGCTGGCACAGATCGTCTATTACGTCACCTCGGCGGTCAGCCTTGGCGCGCCGCATCGCGAGGTGGATTTCACCGTTCCGACTGGCAATTTCGGCGACATCTTCGCCGGCTCCATCGCCCGGGCCATGGGCGTGCCGATCCGCCGGCTGGTGGTGGCGACGAACCAGAACGACATTCTGCACCGCGCGCTGACCACCGGCGAATACCGCATGGGCGAGGTTCACCCCTCGATCAGCCCCAGCATGGACATCCAGATCAGCTCGAACTTCGAACGCGCGCTGTACCTGGCCTATGGTGGCGATGCCGGTGCGATCCGACAGCTGATGGACGAGCTGAAGACCGGCGGCTTCACCATCAGCCAGGGCGCGCTGCAATCGCTGCGCGAACAGTACGCCTCGGGCCGCGTCTCGGAGGCGGAGACCACCGAGACCATCCAGACGATCCGCGCCGAGACCGGAGAGATCATCTGCCCGCATACCGCCGTGGGCGTGAAGGTCGCGCGCGAGCATCTCGAGCCCGGCGTGCCGATGATCACGCTCGCCACCGCCCATCCGGCCAAGTTTCCCGATGCGGTCGAGGCCGCTGTCGGGGTCCGTCCGGCACTTCCCTTGCACATGGCGCAACTTTTCGACTTGCCCGAGAGGGTCACCCGGGTTGAAAACGACAATGAGGCGCTTAAATCGCTGATCCTTGAACGGAGAACAGCTTGA
- a CDS encoding M16 family metallopeptidase has translation MPGLHSAAIGVWVSAGGRDERVEQNGIAHFLEHMAFKGTQRRTAVQIAEAIEDVGGFINAYTSRDVTAYYARVLQSDVDLAFDVISDIVLNPIFDPREIEVERGVILQEIGQALDTPDDVIFDWLQEAAYPDQAIGRTILGPAERVSSFSRADLSGFVAEHYGPGQIIVAASGAVDHDRIMRLAEATFGHLAPRPSGVRDPARWSGIEARHLKGLEQAHFALALEGPGYRSDDFYAAQIFSSALGGGMSSRLFQKIREERGLCYTIFAQSGFHDDTGMLTIYAGTGAEDIADLANLTADEIRRAADGLSDAEIARAKAQLRAGLLMGLESPSNQTERLARTLAIWGRVPDAAEVADRIAAVTAAQIRDHAQRLLTNARPALALYGPVDAAPSREALAERLAA, from the coding sequence ATGCCGGGCCTGCATTCGGCCGCCATCGGGGTCTGGGTCAGCGCGGGCGGGCGGGACGAGCGGGTCGAGCAGAACGGCATCGCGCATTTTCTGGAGCATATGGCCTTCAAGGGCACGCAGCGCCGCACGGCGGTGCAGATCGCCGAGGCGATCGAGGATGTGGGCGGCTTCATCAACGCCTATACCTCGCGCGATGTGACCGCCTATTACGCCCGCGTGCTGCAATCGGATGTCGATCTGGCTTTTGACGTAATCTCGGACATCGTCTTGAACCCGATCTTCGATCCGCGCGAGATCGAGGTCGAGCGTGGGGTGATCCTGCAAGAGATCGGCCAGGCGCTGGATACGCCCGACGATGTGATCTTCGACTGGCTGCAAGAGGCCGCCTATCCCGATCAGGCCATCGGCCGCACCATCCTTGGCCCCGCCGAGCGCGTCAGCTCCTTCTCCCGCGCCGACCTGTCGGGTTTCGTGGCCGAGCATTATGGCCCCGGCCAGATCATCGTCGCGGCCTCGGGCGCCGTGGATCACGACCGCATCATGCGGCTGGCCGAGGCGACCTTTGGCCATCTCGCCCCGCGTCCCTCGGGCGTCCGCGATCCGGCCCGCTGGTCGGGGATCGAGGCGCGGCATCTGAAGGGGCTTGAACAGGCGCATTTCGCACTAGCGCTGGAAGGGCCGGGCTATCGTTCGGATGATTTCTACGCGGCGCAGATCTTTTCCAGCGCGCTTGGCGGCGGCATGTCCTCGCGCCTTTTCCAGAAGATCCGGGAAGAACGCGGCCTCTGCTATACCATCTTCGCGCAATCCGGCTTCCACGATGATACCGGCATGCTGACCATCTATGCCGGCACCGGGGCCGAGGATATCGCCGATCTGGCTAATCTGACCGCCGACGAGATCCGCCGCGCCGCCGATGGGCTCAGCGATGCCGAGATCGCCCGCGCCAAGGCGCAATTGCGCGCCGGGCTACTGATGGGGCTGGAAAGCCCGTCGAACCAGACCGAACGTCTGGCGCGGACCTTGGCGATCTGGGGCCGGGTGCCGGACGCCGCCGAGGTGGCCGACCGCATTGCCGCCGTGACCGCCGCGCAGATCCGCGACCATGCGCAGCGCCTGCTGACGAATGCCCGCCCGGCGCTGGCGCTTTATGGCCCGGTCGATGCGGCGCCCTCGCGCGAGGCCTTGGCCGAAAGGCTTGCCGCCTGA
- a CDS encoding cytochrome c oxidase assembly protein yields the protein MSPEKRTVSWLLGVVVLMGALSWAAVPFYNWFCKVTGYGGTTQVAEQPSDHEIDEVVRVRFDANVDKNLDWSFKPMQNRMDLKIGENALAFYEAVNTSDEPITGTASFNVAPEVAGYYFIKVECFCFTEQTLQPGESIEMPVSFYVDPELVNDRDAKWVRDITLSYTFHRTEPKQAALDEDPAKAVN from the coding sequence ATGAGCCCCGAAAAGCGCACGGTCAGCTGGCTTCTGGGCGTCGTCGTCCTGATGGGCGCGCTGTCCTGGGCGGCGGTGCCCTTCTATAACTGGTTCTGCAAGGTGACCGGCTATGGCGGCACCACGCAGGTGGCCGAGCAGCCCTCGGATCACGAGATCGACGAGGTGGTGCGGGTCCGCTTTGACGCCAATGTCGACAAGAATCTCGACTGGTCCTTCAAGCCGATGCAGAACCGCATGGACCTGAAGATCGGCGAGAATGCCCTGGCCTTCTACGAGGCGGTGAACACCTCGGACGAGCCGATCACCGGCACGGCCAGCTTCAACGTCGCGCCGGAAGTGGCGGGCTATTACTTCATCAAGGTGGAATGCTTCTGCTTCACCGAGCAGACGCTGCAGCCGGGCGAAAGCATCGAGATGCCGGTCAGCTTCTATGTCGACCCGGAGCTGGTGAACGACCGCGATGCAAAATGGGTGCGGGACATTACCCTGTCCTATACCTTCCACAGAACAGAACCCAAGCAGGCCGCGCTGGACGAAGATCCGGCCAAGGCCGTCAATTGA
- a CDS encoding SURF1 family protein produces the protein MRRIIVPLLFGLIGCAILIGLGVWQLQRMGWKEAMLDEIQSSIEAAPVPLPAAVDPSMKYLPVTVSGTTTGEEIDVLSGTKEQGGGYQIVSGFVTDDGRRILVDRGFVPQEDRHAQRPPVHLNITGNLHWPAEKGSSTPDPNLSENIWFARDVPAMAAQLETDPILVVASFVEGDAQGVEPIPVAIEGIPNNHLSYAVQWFMIAAVWAGMTVALIWRIRQRTY, from the coding sequence ATGCGCCGGATCATCGTTCCCCTGCTTTTCGGCCTGATCGGCTGCGCCATCCTGATAGGGCTAGGTGTCTGGCAGCTGCAGCGCATGGGCTGGAAAGAGGCGATGCTAGACGAGATCCAGTCGAGCATCGAGGCCGCACCTGTGCCCTTGCCCGCAGCTGTCGATCCGTCGATGAAATACCTGCCGGTCACCGTCAGCGGCACCACGACGGGCGAAGAGATCGACGTGCTCTCGGGCACCAAGGAGCAGGGCGGCGGTTACCAGATCGTTTCGGGCTTCGTCACCGATGACGGCCGGCGTATCCTGGTCGATCGCGGCTTTGTCCCACAGGAAGACCGCCATGCACAGCGTCCGCCCGTGCATCTGAACATCACCGGCAACCTGCACTGGCCTGCCGAGAAGGGGTCGTCCACGCCCGACCCGAACCTGTCGGAAAACATCTGGTTCGCCCGCGACGTGCCGGCGATGGCCGCGCAGCTGGAAACCGATCCGATCCTTGTCGTCGCCAGCTTTGTCGAGGGCGATGCGCAGGGCGTCGAACCGATCCCCGTCGCCATCGAGGGCATCCCCAACAACCACCTCTCCTATGCCGTCCAATGGTTCATGATCGCGGCGGTCTGGGCAGGGATGACAGTGGCTTTGATCTGGCGTATCAGGCAGCGCACATATTGA